ATGTCTAATGCTCTGAAATCAACAACTTGATTTGAAATGATCAAACTAATCTCCAGAGAAAGAAAGTGGAATCAATTTATTGATCAAGACTCCTCTGAAACAACACTGCCCCTTAATTCAAATCAATGAGAGAAAAACAACCATATCCCAGATTGAtgaagcagaagaagaagaggagaagATCAACAACAAAACGTTGAATGTCAAAGTAACTACTACTTCCAACACCTTCTTCAAAGCTATAACCACCCAACTTCAGTTCTTGAAAGCAAGAAAGAAAGTGACAGAAAACTAGGGAAAACGagggaaaatgagagaaagcAAGAGAATGTGAGAGACTTGGTGAAACAGTTGTTAATTATAAATGATAGTTATATACACGTATACTGCTGATTAAGTCCTACTTGCTTATTAATTAACAGATTCTTGTTATATTTCCATGTCATTTATACATTAATCTTAGTTGTCTggattaattatcaaatttaccaaattaatatgaaataaattgatGCTTGCTTCAAATGAATGAATTggaatttctttctttaaaaaaaattatagattatAATTGAAGTGTGTGCttgataaaccaacttaataacttaaaatgacttaataagtaaattaagtatgtttgataaaattacttaataatatgacttaaagttaaaagaatgttttaagtaataagtaaaaataattaacttatttttaagtatatatctttattttatttttttattatcatgtgCCCTAATTACCTCCACAATCTCTTTTGCTATTCCACAACCTCCATTATTAATCTCTTTTGCTACTCCATGACCTTCATTATTAATCGACCTCATTTGTCttacttataatttataaagataaatatgtcaattaatttgatgatttagaataaattttaagttaattttatcaaacaaccttaataattaatttaagaattaagtaatatgttttaattagattacttaaatataatttaatttaaagttaatttaagtcattaaataataaatattaagttttaccaaatactcCCTAATGTAAATTACATAACCAAGATGTTATTAATAATCACCTTGGACACTAAGCCGAGCAAATATGTTGTCTTTTCTCAATTTGAAGACCATTTGATGGTCATAGTTCCTAGTAGGAACGGATTAAACCTATTTAGATAGGTAATATACCCCTATAAAAacattttgtggaaaaaaaaaaaaaaaaaaccttgccCAGCATTTATTATGAATTGGCCATGATTGATTTTCCATTGGCACTCTTTCATGCCAGTCTAAATATACACTCAAGATGTTATACCTAACTCAAgactaaaatttataaaattcaaaggATGTAGACATGGATAgtgtaacatttttttcttctatatatgaTGATCACAATGCACTGAAATTTTAGATTCGCTATGAGGAATGAAACAAACCTTAAATTTTAGATCATAATTGTGTTTACTTTTTGAAAATCGATATGGCGATGTATGAGAGTCACATAAAAACACATATGAATGACGCATTTTGAGTTTGAAAATCCTTAGAGCCGTCAGCCATGCCATAGATGGCATCTGATGCAAAGAAGAAACGAAGATCCAAACTCATTTacattcacaatttttttcattcagaCAGCAAAGAATTCTACAGAAACCTACTAAAGTTGCAGAGTATGTTGTCATTGTTTCCGCAAGCTTAAAAGCAGAACCAGCCATCTATGGCATAGTGGAGCTTTTTTCCTTTAAAGAAGCAAGCTCATCCGTCGGTCATATTAACTAGCAGCACGGCTTGGCCTGCGAGGATTACTGGGTGGACTCCATACCCGTGAACCTGTATCTGATATTCATCATATCCCTAAGATTAAAGCTTGCTAATGTATGAAGATAGAATAATTTGTAAGATGGGATTGATCGATAAGTCCTTACTGGTGGCAATGTTCCATAAGTCCTTACTATTTTCCACCCAACAAAACTTTGGCATGAATTACAGTGGATATGGCTCACGTCCACTTCAGTTTGATGTAGATGCGTAGAAACTCGGTGTTGTACTCCTCCAAAGTTCACATTCATACTGTTTATATAAACAATCAAAATCCAAAGAAGTGAGTATGTTTTAATCACAGAACCAATGAAAACCAATCAAGAAAATTAACTGGCTAAGAAGAATGCTTTAATTTCCTTCTTCTCAACCAGAGTGCCTTCAGAAATTTATGTGGTGACCTTGAACAAGAAAAAGCAGCACTCCTATACTTCTATGATGAGAAATGAGAACCTTACACGTTATTGAAGAGTAAGCTGCGCACGGGGGAATCGTCTAATGGGTCAATATCCTAGGAAAAGTAGCAACGAAAGCATGAAATCTTGGGGGATAAAGTAGCCATATCAGTATAAATCACAGGTAAATCATTATAGGGAAAACAGCAAGTACCTCAATGAAATCATTCAGGCTGGCTAAGTCAGTATGGCAATTCGTACAAGTGAACATCTGAGCAAGAACTTCTTGATCTTGATCAAGAATATATTCAATAGCATTGTAAATCTCTTCAATATCGCTTTCTTGAATTTCTGGTGGGAGAGGGTGTCGGTTTTCGCGAATTTCTGGTGGAGGTTCAGCCTCGGGCATTTCCATTGGAACTAGAAAGAAATTGTTGAATGAGAGAAACCAGAAATACCAGCTAGCTTCTTGATTCGGGGCTAACAAATTGAGAAAGGAAGGATGATTAATGAGGCTTGCAGTTTGCACATACTTTGGAACTGGAGATTTGAAGTGAGAGAATACCTGATATTCATCAAGAAGATTGCCCAACAATTCTATTCCAGATGAAGATGAGTTTCAGTTGGAGGACTATCACCATAAATTTTCCCAAGAAAGTAGAGGAAcaagagagaaaatgagagggagggagagttggttatttttttttgttttgagaaAAACAGTTAGGAATCACCTGTTACATATACTGTGGATTGC
The sequence above is drawn from the Vitis riparia cultivar Riparia Gloire de Montpellier isolate 1030 chromosome 6, EGFV_Vit.rip_1.0, whole genome shotgun sequence genome and encodes:
- the LOC117915588 gene encoding uncharacterized protein LOC117915588; the encoded protein is MEMPEAEPPPEIRENRHPLPPEIQESDIEEIYNAIEYILDQDQEVLAQMFTCTNCHTDLASLNDFIEDIDPLDDSPVRSLLFNNVMNVNFGGVQHRVSTHLHQTEVDVSHIHCNSCQSFVGWKIVRTYGTLPPVRTYRSIPSYKLFYLHTLASFNLRDMMNIRYRFTGMESTQ